GGTGTTCGCGCCCTTGCGCGACAGGGAGGATGCGAAAGCCGGCATCGCGCATATGTTCAAGGCGACCGACGATTATTTCCGTTCGGGTCGGCGCGTCTGTCTGGTCGGCGTGTTCGCGCTTGGCGCCGCGCGCGACGAATTCGCCGATGCCGTGCAGGGCTATTTCGACCGCTGGCGCGAGGCGCTTGCCGGGGCGTTGCGGCGGGCGGGGCACCCGCGCGCCGAGGCGATGGAATTGTCCGAGGACATTCTCGCCGGCATTCAGGGTGCGCTGGTGCTGGCGCGCGCCGCCGACGATCCAAAGCTGTTCAGTCGCTCGCTTACAAGACTGAAGCGACGCGCGGCCAGCCGCTAGTGGCACTTACGCCTCGGCCGGCGCCGTCTCATCCAGTCGTTCACGCAAGATCGTCAGCACCCGCCGCGTCGTCGCCAGATCGCCGGCGCTCAGACCTTTGCCCAATGCATTGACCCACGGCTTCTGCAGGCGGTCGGCGGTGACGCAGGCCGAAC
The Pseudolabrys sp. FHR47 genome window above contains:
- a CDS encoding TetR/AcrR family transcriptional regulator yields the protein MSPRAALLPKLGEVFRTYGYEGASLTLITAATGLGKGSLYHLFPGGKAQMAKEVLAEIDQWFEREVFAPLRDREDAKAGIAHMFKATDDYFRSGRRVCLVGVFALGAARDEFADAVQGYFDRWREALAGALRRAGHPRAEAMELSEDILAGIQGALVLARAADDPKLFSRSLTRLKRRAASR